The Haliotis asinina isolate JCU_RB_2024 chromosome 16, JCU_Hal_asi_v2, whole genome shotgun sequence DNA segment GCCAAACTGTATCCGAGAGGTGCACCTTTGTAGCGCTGATGGCGTCATGGTATGGGGCGAGATTTGGGAGAACACGACTTGTCATCCATCATGGAAATTTGACTGCTCAAAGGTAGAGAGAGGAAACTGTGAGACTAATTGTGTTACCATGGGTGCGCCAACAGCCGATGGGGTTTAATCTTGCATCAGGACATTGCGTCTCCGTACACTACCAGACTACCTTAACAACGTGAACGTCAGCGTATTGCTCTGGCCAGCACCATCTCCGGATATGAATCTCTGGGATCATCTTGATAGACAGTTGATACAACTGCAACCTCCTCCAGTAAATCGACGGCAGCTCGAACAAGTTCTCTTGGATTTGTGGCACAGAAGTCTTGCTGGTTTCGTCAACGTCATCCGACGACAAACGTCATCCACGAGGAGACGTGGTTTGGCATGTATCGAttcaagaggtcgtcacacacgCTGCTTAAGGCTTGGAGAGTTCTATATTGTGTTTGATTCTATGACCAGATTGCTATCGATTGGACATTGGTGATTCTGTTGTATGCTTGGTAAATGGTTAGAGTTTGTATAATAAACACTATTTCTGTCTTTTATGTCTTGGTGTCTTTTTAGCCACAACGTACGGTGacaagtttcttttgcccggtaGTTTAGATGTGGACCGTGGGAAATGTGTCGATTGTTATTAAATAATAACGTGCATATTTATGGTATCAATAGACCCCTGAAGAACAGTTTTGAACTGGTCTGAAGAGAGCTctgttttgcgccgcttttagcaatattccaacaatatcacatcaggaatgggcttcacacgtcgCACCcaggtggggaattgaacctttagcatgacgagcgaacgctttaaaccaCGATTCTACCACACCACCCCTGGAACTGATCTCAATTGCAACAGTTTTCCTCCCAGCCACATAAATGTTAAGAGTGTGAATAAACATGAGGAAATTTTTGTTCTCATGGAAACGATAACTTTTCACATTACTTTCATATTTTATTCGCTCTGTTGGCCTAGTTTTGTGGCAATGGTAATCCGGCAATTTTAACATTCCGCCGATAACAACTTCACCACGCGTGTTAGGGCGTTATACGAGAATCTTTGCAACCGTTTTCTTTGTTCCAATATATCTTCAAAAATCGTACTTATGCCTAGATGCGGCCTTGTGACGTGCTAAGGAAATTAAACTCTTCTGGAAATTTCATTTGATAACGAATCACAAATGGTATTAACGAATAACTTTGTTGATCATGAACACTGTAAATGCTAGGCCACTATGACACCAGTATCACATAAACCACGGTCAAATAATCAGCTATTGTTGACAACATTACATTTCCAAATATAATCGAAATAAGAATTGCAgtatatcaattttattttattggaTATAGAGAATGAACCTTGATATATACTTGGGGGGACGCGTGCGACGGAAAATGGTTAGTAAGTGATGAATATGAACATGAAGATAACTGTCATGGCAGCCTTGTAATGCAAGGAAACATTAATACAGAATATTCGCATCTTTGAGTGAATACTTGACACGTTTTTTATGGGTACCAAAGTTTCATTGTTCATtcgacgtttcagagctaattcgtTTGCCTTCATCCGGTGAAAGAATTATCACTGAAACGTCgtgtaaagaataaaaagatGCTGTTGCCCATAAAAACCGTGACATGTATTCATGTccgtccaacttctaaatgccttttacGAACTCGGTCAGTTGGTCAGCTGTAACAACTGTTATTAATTGACATTAATATAAACAAGACGATCATACAAGTTGAAACaacctatatcacatgtttctGTATTTGAAGTGTACAAGATGCATCTGGAGTCTTTGATCGACGAGCTAGGAGGTTTTGGGAAGTATCAGCTATGTATCATTCCTCTGATTGGATTCACCAAAGTAGTGATGGCGtcatcgatgatgatgatggcgttTGCTGGCGTCAACCCAGGGTGGTGGTGTGAGTCACATGACGAATCGTCTAACACATCATCGATAACTTTGGCAAATGGCAGTTACAAGAATTGCGAGTGGAACACAACATGCGTCCGCCATTTTGATAAAGGAATGAAAACGATAGTTACAGAGGTAAGCTAACTAGGTGAATCTATGTGGAACACGCTACCGATCTGTGATGTGTGACTGGGCGATAAAGCTGATGATACCCACTTTTTGCTACAGTTTTTCGTTTGCGTTGTTTCGAACATCTCTGCAAGAACATCACACTTTGCAGCTAGTGCTGGTCACAGAGGTGAATCATGCAAGAGCATCTCCGGCAGACCCTGCCATGTCTACTTCAGCAAAGAGTTTGGATTGCTCTGGGCACCCGAGCTTCCCTTGAAGTGATATAGATAAAAACACGTAAAGGATGTCGAATCTAGAAGTGTTTTAGAACTAAAGTGTTCCTCAAAAGCCTGCTCTGTTTTCGACACCCAATTTTATTCTGCTATGACCCATGAAAGCGTGGTGATTCTCTGAAATTCATATGAAACATCGagcctggaatattgttatgcATCATATTAAGCAATAGCGTCCTTGAGGTATTACAGACGTGGAAACCTGTGTCTTGAATTGTTATATATTTCTGTCTTTGCTAACAATGATTGTTAGGTAGTTCCTCACGAACTTCATGATATAATTGATTTTCCATTCCGATTACATTTTTCACACAGTCTATTATCTATACAGAGAAGCAAGGTATTTCCTGAAGTTGGGGCAATATCCTGACGAAAAATCAATAATACTTCTTTTTTGTAAAGCAATTGATCACAATTTTGACACATTGTTCCTGTGATGTAATGTTCCTCCTGGAAGAAATCATCAGCAAAGTGAAATCTTCTGCAATACATATGGTCATATCGTGACTGTGTGATAATGCCATATCGTTCCAGTGGGATCTGGTATGTGAAAAACAATGGATCGGAAACACCATCATCTCGATTCAAATGGCAGGCGTGTTTGTGGGAGCAGCCATTGCAGGTCACTGTTCAGATGCATACGGAAGAAAGAAAGTCCTGTACACGGCCGTACTTCTAAACACTATCCTAAATGTCGTTACCGCCTTCTCCGTGTCCTGGGTGATGTTTGCTGTCATGAGGTATGTTGGACAGTCCACTGAAACTTTCCAACTTATAGGTTTCTTGATTGGCAGATCGACATGATGGTCACAATTGATAATGATAAGCATTTAATCCAGTACTAGAGTCTTGGAAACCTTGAACTATTTTCGGACAGGCCTTCTCTGAGCGGGAGACGTGCATTCCATTCGTTTTGACCATACGTTCACATGGTAGCTAGCTGGAAAGTACAGTAACCAAATGTCTCGTGTCGACCCCACTGTTGTCTTCAAACATTCTTACCAGCTTTAGTTGGCAGATATCTAAAGTTTAATCACGAAAATAACACAAACGTCAAACATGTACAGATCAAAAGAATTACCAAAGGACCTACTTGTGTACTACATTAGCATGCCTGTGGATtgacaatatcatcatcattgtcatcgtcGTCGCCGTTGTCGTAATGACAATCATTACCATTATTATCAGTTCATGATCACCATAATTATTATGCCCAGCTGAAGTATCATGTCATCAATACTATCACCACTTGTGACTTCACCATCGCCACCAGTTTCATCATCACAAAAGAATCATTATTATCTTCATCGTCGTCGCCGTTGTCGTAATGACAATCATTACCATTATTATCAGTTCATGATCACCATAATTATTATACCCAGCTGAAGTATCATGTCATCAATACTATCACCACTTGTGACTTCACCATCGCCACCAGTTTCATCATCACAAAAGAATCATTATTATCTTCATCGTCGTCGCCGTTGTCGTAATGACAATCATTACCATTATTATCAGTTCATGATCACCATAATTATTATACCCAGCTGAAGTATCATGTCATCAATACTATCACCACTTGTGACTTCACCATCGCCACCAGTTTCATCATCACAAAAGAATCATTATTATCTTCATCGTCGTCGCCGTTGTCGTAATGACAATCATTACCATTATTATCAGTTCATGATCACCATAATTATTATACCCAGCTGAAGTATCATGTCATCAATACTATCACCACTTGTGACTTCACCATCGCCACCAGTTTCATCATCACAAAAGAATCATTATTATCTTCATCGTCGTCGCCGTTGTCGTAATGACAATCATTACCATTATTATCAGTTCATGATCACCATAATTATTATACCCAGCTGAAGTATCATGTCATCAATACTATCACCACTTGTGACTTCACCATCGCCACCAGTTTCATCATCACAAAAGAATCATTATTATCTTCATCGTCGTCGCCGTTGTCGTAATGACAATCATTACCATTATTATCAGTTCATGATCACCATAATTATTATACCCAGCTGAAGTATCATGTCATCAATACTATCACCACTTGTGACTTCACCATCGCCACCAGTTTCATCATCACAAAAGAATCATTATTATCTTCATCGTCGTCGCCGTTGTCGTAATGACAATCATTACCATTATTATCTTCATCGTCGTCGTCCTTTGCTTGATTCCAGATTGCTCCTTGGATTCGCCCTTGGGATGATGTTTACGGTCAACTACCCTTACCAAATGGAGTTTGTGGGTAGACGGTACAGATCTCTGGTGGCATCTCTCCCAACGTGGGCATTAGGGGTGATAACATTTTCGGCCCTGGTGTGGTGGCTCCAACACTGGAAGTGGCTTCACCTTGCGTCGGCAGCCACATCAGCTCCTTTCTTGCTGGGATGGTTGTAAGTAGTTGAAGGTTCAGTCCAAACCAACACTTTCCCTCCCCGTAGCCTTGCAGGAAGGTGGAAAgatcattatcttacctcacacataagtGTGGCTGTCTGAtgggctgagcgctcttctattaatttcaatgtaccccgtgtACAAGCGAGGTGCATTGCGATACACCCCGCTGCCAACGGCatctcattcggtacttcgtggtggCAGTTacctttttatctcgaataaccgTAAATGGCGCATGAtacacggaaattaccgatgttttggaatggaaatcgatggaagggagataactctaaatccacttttcttgtgtcgtccgaTAACTACGAAAgcatttgactctctttccaataaatacatctttGAGAAAACGTTCAAAtttagtccctgtgaatattaagaaggggaattaaaTCGCGGCGAGTTTACCAAAGCAATACATACGGTAggaaacagcaagatgcaagattcgaattgtTTGATCCACACAgtttggctgaagtgtacgatccgatacccatgcttcaaacagttcaagcTTAACATGGAAGTgctcggtaagataaatacgttgttcactggtacctcggggaccatgggttgagggaCCTCAGGGAACATGAACacacatcgagggtacatcaacacaTACCCCCTCGTGGcgagtgaacaacttataataccCGTGTTTCGTCAAAATAACGTACTTGTAACAGTACAGTTTCTAGGAAcaagggcccagattttcgaagctctcttagcgctaagatagtcgtaagtgccatacattaacattaacttacgactatcttagtgctaagagcgcttcgaaaatctgggccatGGACTTGTGAACTCACTGCATCTCAACGAAGGAATGAGGGCCGTTCTGGTTGCAGGGGGATTGGTGGGGAAATGATTTATCACTTTGATATTGGTTTTCATTAAGACTTGCAGAGTTAATTTTTATGTATTCGATTGTTCAACATCAGATTAAATTTAACAGattgaaacataaatgtaaGAAAGACCACCAGGCATTCGGAAATTTCAAATTCTGAATTATTGATTGGTATTTATGTAATCTCAAATTGGGAACCATATTGTGTGTGAATAGAGGAAATATGGTAAGAACCTGAATGGAAATCATTGTAAAGCAGATAAAATGAAGAACACTGAAGGAGAAAACTAACCATGTTCTGGAAACTACTGCTAGGTAATGACCTAACGTCATCGTAGATAGTTGACTAGCAGTCACTCGCTTCTTTTGTATTGTGTCTTGTAGATAACTAGCATTTCCATCGTCATGACATCCCCAGACAATAGCTCTGCCCCGACTTGTCATCAATGATAGGATCGAGACATATATTCCttgaaacacagaaacacacacgtTTACCCAGTAGATCCGACAAACATTTATCATATCAGTCTAACAGCTTACACGTGATTATTTCTAGAAAGGCTGGGCAAGCCTTCAATACTGTCAAAACATAAAGCTTTACAACCTGTCGGGCTCAtacccctccccccccccaaaaaaaaaaaaataaataaataaaataaaataaaataaaaaataaataaataaaataaaaaaatgtaaaaaaaaattaaataaaattaaaaaaaaaatttaaaaaaaataaaataaaataaaataaaataaaatttgacTTGCTACGTGCCTGGCTAAAGTGTATTTGATCAGAGAGGACTTCCAGTCGGCAAGTAATGTGTGTCATCTTTTTATACCCTGTCGCGCGTTTAGCGCAAAGAGGGGAATATAGCATAAGGCCGCTATATCGTTAGAACCGTTCACTAGATCCTTTTCATAGTTGGTACCTAAGTTGATTAACGTGTAAGAAAGTCCCTAGTCGggcttggtgaccttgaccttcatttcaaggtcacaagagAACTTTAACGTTTaacccttgtcagcgagatatcttaAGAACTGTTGGCTGGATTTTCACGTCCATCTAGCTTCATCTGGCAAAGTGCAGGAACTAGTCGTTCACTAAAACCGTTCACGGGATTTTCCTCATATTTAAGACaaagctttatctagggaaggcGCATGGCCGACTCGACTTCtgtgaccttcacataattttcaaggtcacggcgacactttgaatatttcagcatgttaaactgaattgtcagcaagatatctcaagaaaggcttactggattttcttcagGACTGTCAAAACTTTCcttgaatattcttcaatacacagtttctttattgGTATTTTTGCATACactgacattcatgtcaagatCAAAGTCAGTCTTTAAAATAgttgtgtgtttattttttgaagaacaagatatcaagagaggttgAGTGGTCATATTTTTGTTTAACATCTTAAACTTTTATTGTTACGTttaaagtttgatttgataatttgcggCCGGGGAGAATGTCACCGTAGTGACAACGCTCGTCAGATTTAGTTTACTGTTCATTTTGTTTCTAATATTTCAGAGAAAGTAAACTCAGGGTATACTTTTATTTACAATTTAACATATGTCAAGAGGTATAATtcaatcattttttttaaactacAGACTTTTTCACCTCTCCAATCTGCATTTTCATAGCATCATAAGTttacaacaaacaacccgttTTCAGTTTTGTACCTGAGTCCTTACGCTGGTTGGCTGTGAAAGGACGTCTGGTGGAAGCGAGAAAGGCTATAAAAAAGATGGCCACCTACAACAAGAAACCAATGCCGGACACATCCATCTTGGAGCTTATTGCTGAGGAGGAGAAGGTGGAGGGCGAAAAGACGAAATCATATACCTATAAACATCTGTTCTTGACCAGACGTCTCACAAAGAAAACGCTCATCACAGGCTACATATGGTACGTATCATTGTATCATTAATAGCCTCGTGTATCAGTTTCTTAATCCAGATCACATTGACCAATAGATATCTATGTTTTAATGTATGCTAGGAGTTGTGTACCATGCTGAGATAATTCTGATTGTGTACATAATTCGTTAGAGTTGACTTTTAGCCTCACCCAAGTAAATATTAACGTGCATACATGCGTTCTGGTGATACCTTGTTCGTTAATAGCAGGGATACTCTTTATGCGTTTTTCACGTTGTCTTGGTATTATTTCATTCCAGGTTTACCTTGTCAGTTGTATACTATGCCATCTCTTTTGGCGTTAAGAAACTTTCTGGAGATTTCTACGTCAACCTGATGACTATAGCATTGCTTGAACTTCCCGTCATGCCTGCAGTTCTACTTGTGGCATCAATGTACGTAAGTGACTAGAGGGAAACTCTCAGTTTGAACAATAACCAATTTTAGGGAATATTTCCTTGATTTTGAagttagtgttgcaatatattacaatatttatgaaatatatttctgaataaATGTTGACAGGATGGTGCAAAATGTGAAAGACACGTGTTtatgcgcgtgcgtgcgtgtttggaCACAATAACCAGCTTTCATTCGTTACCCAGTTAATTTTCTGTTTGAGATTGTGATACGGCAttggtgatgtatgtttcagATTTGGGCGTAGATGGTCGTGTGCAATTTTCTTCTTCCTGTCTTCGTTTTCGTGTTGTGGAGTCGCAATATCTAACAGTCTGGGTTAGCTCTTACCCAAAATACTGTGTGTGCGTTAAAAACACGGTTATATATACTCAAAAATAATTTCCTTAAATAAGCTGTTTCATATAAACTAAAACcgtgttatatataaatatatatatacaaactaAAATAGTATTTATCTTTGAAAGCCAGTGAAACTTTCGTTTATTTGGCCTGACAACATGTCAAATGTTGTAGGGTTCACATGTCAGCAAAGTCATTCCTGTTCTTTCAGATTTCAATTATTAAAAAATACGGTGTGCTTATTTTGCTACTTTGTCTTTGCATTGTGTATATTATTTATGTTCTAGCCCCTCCTGACATAAAGGGTACGCTGGAGAACATCTTTGCGCAATTGGCTAAGTTTTTAACTATATCAGCATGGGCTATCACGCAAGCACTGACGAGTGAGCAATTCCCAACTGTCATCAGGTATATACCTCAAAACCCAAACCCAAATCGCAAACCAGATCACATGCAGTCCTACATGTACTGCAAAGGATTTCACAAAAAACTGCGACTGAACAGAATATTTTCTCCCTACAAAAGGCTGTGCACCTTCAATACCTTCATATGTCAGAATTACAAACGTTAAGCTGAAATGAGCCAATTTCTGTTGAAGTCAGGTATCCTGAAACAATGTGTTTTATCAATGCTGTAATTGTTTCGTTGTATGTTTATGAAGTAGAAATTTTGTTTGTGTAGCCGTGTTATTTTGGAAATGAGCAGATCTGCTGTTCTTATAATGCAAGGCACTGCGATGTTTCATTGTAACTCCAACTGTCAGTTTCAtgttgtctttaattccaggaACCTTGCCTATGCGTTCCAAAACACAGTCGCCAGAATTGGTGGAGTACTGGCAGCACAGGTTTTGTCTCTGGTATGGAGTTtataaatattcaaattattGCACTTGCGcgtatgttttttttaaattttttttttcatccatGCCTAATTCATAAAGTGAAGTCCCTACATACCCATGCAGAGAATATCAGTGAGGAATGGATTATAGTGACCTGCACAAGAATAACTCAGGGCCTTCTTGTACTCAACCATTTTGTGATTTTGACTTTGCCCTGAGCTCTTAACTCATTAATATCAGGATTATGAGTGTCAAAATGTACGTTGAAGGTATGCGTGCCAAGAAAAGTCTTGTCATAAACGGTTTGTTTGTTCCTTTGTTTTCAACATAGCGTTAGTTAGTGAGGTTCAAAGTAAACTTTGGACTAGGTCTCCACGTGCAGTCATGTCTACAACCCAGCAGAGGAGCAGATAGGGGAATGTGAGACGGGCGGGAGAGGGGAGTTTTGACAGAGATCGTTAAGGAATACTCGGTGTAAAACACTAAACCTTGATAAGATATCATTTTACAAATAAGCAGCCTTCTAGGGCGTCACATCCCAGGATCTGCTGGATGTTGGATTAGAATCTCAAATCTACCCTGATTACGATCCTTGAAAAGAATTCTCACGATCACTGTGAAGACTTTTCTCCCGTGAAATTGTGTATACACGGTAAAATAACTCCTGTGTCCATATGGGTTGAGCATGAGAGCTTGCAAATCCCCtttatattttctttacatgtaATAATCTTGTTCTCTGTCTCGGTATACAGGGAGGCAAGGATGACCTCACGTCGCCGTTTGCTGCCATGGGCGTTTTGATCTTCATGAATGGGGTTGTAACTTTCATGCTCAATGAAACTAGCGGTCATGCGTTGGAGGACACCATGGAAATGAAGATTACAAAGAAGCTCAGCGACGTAACAGAGGAAATGATCCCTCTTGGAAAGGACATTGAAGGTAATGTAGAGGATAAACCTGCAGCAGTTACGGGGAGTAACAAAGCACACACGGCAGGCGATGGTGACAAGGCTGTTAAAGAGAATGGCCCTACTGAGACTGCCAAGAACCAAAAGGATGTCATGTTACCAGATTCAGATGAACGGGAAGAGGATACCTTATCCGAACCAGCTCGTAACTTGGATGTACCTGATGCTGAAGGATGCGATCCTGATCGTGCTAACACCAATGGTAGGTTTGTGGAACAAAAATCTGAAACAATTGAAATTGAAGAACATGATGGCGACAAGACTAATAAAGACGGATATGTCAAGGTAGATGACCACTGATGTTGCTGGTGCTGTAATTCGTGATGAAGCTAAGAAGCCCTGTACACAATACGTAAACGTGCACAATAAAAGAAAGCAACATGGTGAAAATATCAGTAAGAGAGAGATAGCCGGCACACAGTCCACTGCATTTGATTGAATAATAGGGTCTGTAAGTCTCACGAGGAGCTATCGATACTAAACTGGTTCCAGCTTCCTTTGAGCGCGCCAGCTTGCGATATGGAAGACGTTGCCCAGATTCGGTACCAGATTCACGTGAccagttctggttccaaatAGGAATTTACTGGACCGGACCAAGTGAACGTTGCTTGTCACCGGGAGTACAAAGATCTTGCGAAGTGACATGACCTACTTACCGGTCCTATTCTACACTGCTAAGTCTTCTCGTGGGAGTGACGAATTTTGAGGATTAGTCACCTTCACTATCATTGGACATTAACTGTCGTGACTTGGGTTTCTCGCGCCAATGCGATGCGCCCGTACAATGTGTTGACTGCGCCATGGTATTTGCTTTCACTTGTTCATTACGAATACAACTACTATTTTCTTTACATCCTTTGCATTGGTATATATTTCAGTGATTAAAAAAATAACCACTTTTGTTAACAATGTAATTTCTTCAAGAGACTACGCCTTCCCCATCACCGATACACAGAGACATGCTCGCACACGCACTTATCTAAAATAAATATGTAGTAGGTCTAGATGACCAATAGAGAATAGTAGTTGTGGGGAAATATTGGTGATCGAAAACTGTACGTGCGGGAATATTATGACATCAGCTAATATCAACATTGGAAATCTATCGATAGCTTGCACTTGAATAGTGGAATTCGTTATTTGTATGGAGATTTATGTTGTTAAGAACAGCTAGACTCTCTCTGGGAACCGGTGGTACGTATGTTAACCTCGCCTCAGGGCAGTCCATTTGTGCAATAAGGGTTAGTTAGGCAAGATAACGACCTACTTGAATGGAATTCTCAGGGTCGTAGCAAgacatatatttgtgtttgttcaaTAGATTGCAAACTTTTATATTTAGATGGTATAGAGAAGGGGGGAAGAGGGGGCGGCTGAGAGGGGCGGCATTTGTCCTCCCATTTTAGGAACAATCGTTAGTGAGCTCGCGCTCTTTGTTAAGGTGGTAGCTACGCCTCTGATTCTTATATGACAATCTATGGAGATAAGTTTGAAACAGAGGAGTCCACGATTACTAGGACTTAGATTTTGGGACTAGGTTTTGTCAAATCATCCACTGTCGCTTCACACGTACCTGTTGTGATCTTAATTGAGACAATTATAATCCATATGTGTATATCAGAGAGATCCAGATGTTCACAAACACGAAGACGCTGTTCAATACCTTCTCTCATGTCAAAATTATCATATTTAAGAAATATGTATTTCTATATTTAAGGATATCCTATTAAAACAGTACTTTACGTTAATGACTCCCTTAATAAATCATATAAACAGTACAACCCTATACTCATAACAGCAGTTTATATATCACCACAACATACGCATGTACTTCAAGTTTTCCATTTCGTATTTTGATCTGCAGCCACAGGCATTACCAGCATAACCAACTCATGTTAAAGTGTGTTTGTGGAATCATAGTTCTGACATTGTACATAAGTGTCTATTTCCCCAGAATGTTTATCTGTTTACACTATTATGTtacgtttttgttgttttgtttgtcatctAATTTTGTCATGTAGCCAGCTTATGTGTATACTGGAGCGGCGTC contains these protein-coding regions:
- the LOC137267711 gene encoding organic cation/carnitine transporter 2-like, whose protein sequence is MHLESLIDELGGFGKYQLCIIPLIGFTKVVMASSMMMMAFAGVNPGWWCESHDESSNTSSITLANGSYKNCEWNTTCVRHFDKGMKTIVTEWDLVCEKQWIGNTIISIQMAGVFVGAAIAGHCSDAYGRKKVLYTAVLLNTILNVVTAFSVSWVMFAVMRLLLGFALGMMFTVNYPYQMEFVGRRYRSLVASLPTWALGVITFSALVWWLQHWKWLHLASAATSAPFLLGWFFVPESLRWLAVKGRLVEARKAIKKMATYNKKPMPDTSILELIAEEEKVEGEKTKSYTYKHLFLTRRLTKKTLITGYIWFTLSVVYYAISFGVKKLSGDFYVNLMTIALLELPVMPAVLLVASIFGRRWSCAIFFFLSSFSCCGVAISNSLAPPDIKGTLENIFAQLAKFLTISAWAITQALTSEQFPTVIRNLAYAFQNTVARIGGVLAAQVLSLGGKDDLTSPFAAMGVLIFMNGVVTFMLNETSGHALEDTMEMKITKKLSDVTEEMIPLGKDIEGNVEDKPAAVTGSNKAHTAGDGDKAVKENGPTETAKNQKDVMLPDSDEREEDTLSEPARNLDVPDAEGCDPDRANTNGRFVEQKSETIEIEEHDGDKTNKDGYVKVDDH